In Microtus ochrogaster isolate Prairie Vole_2 unplaced genomic scaffold, MicOch1.0 UNK3, whole genome shotgun sequence, the following proteins share a genomic window:
- the Nkx2-4 gene encoding homeobox protein Nkx-2.4: MSLSPKHTTPFSVSDILSPIEETYKKFGGVMDGAPPGLGTPLGAAAYRAXXXXXXXXXXXXXXXXXXXXXXXXXXXXXXXXXXXXXAAAATYHMPPGVSQFPHSAMGSYCNGGLGNMGELPAYTDGMRGGAAAAATGWYGANTDPRYSSISRFMGPSAGVNVAGMGSLTGIADAAKSLAPLHAAAPRRKRRVLFSQAQVYELERRFKQQKYLSAPEREHLASMIHLTPTQVKIWFQNHRYKMKRQAKDKAAQQLQQEGGLGPPPPPPPPSPRRVAVPVLVKDGKPCQNGAGTPTPGQGGQQPQAPTPGPELEELSPSPPALHGPGGGLAALDAATGDYGGGVLGANLLYGRTW; this comes from the exons ATGTCGTTGAGCCCCAAGCACACGACGCCCTTCTCCGTGTCCGACATCCTGAGCCCCATCGAGGAGACCTATAAGAAGTTCGGCGGCGTCATGGACGGCGCGCCGCCCGGTCTGGGGACGCCCCTGGGGGCCGCCGCCTACCGCGC NNNNNNNNNNNNNNNNNNNNNNNNNNNNNNNNNNNNNNNNNNNNNNNNNNNNNNNNNNNNNNNNNNNNNNNNNNNNNNNNNNNNNNNNNNNNNNNNNNNNNNNNNNNNNNNGGCGGCGGCCGCTACTTACCACATGCCGCCGGGCGTCTCGCAGTTCCCGCACAGCGCCATGGGCAGCTACTGCAACGGCGGCCTGGGCAACATGGGTGAGCTGCCCGCCTACACGGACGGCATGCGGGGCGGCGCGGCAGCCGCGGCCACCGGCTGGTACGGCGCCAACACGGACCCGCGCTACTCGTCAA TCTCCAGGTTCATGGGGCCGTCGGCGGGCGTGAACGTGGCCGGCATGGGTTCGCTGACCGGCATCGCGGACGCCGCCAAGTCGCTTGCGCCACTGCACGCGGCCGCTCCGCGAAGGAAGCGCCGAGTGCTCTTCTCGCAAGCGCAGGTCTACGAGCTGGAGCGGCGCTTCAAGCAGCAAAAGTACCTGTCGGCGCCCGAGCGCGAGCACCTGGCCAGCATGATCCACCTGACGCCCACGCAGGTCAAGATCTGGTTCCAGAACCATCGCTACAAGATGAAGCGACAAGCCAAGGACAAGGCGGCGCAGCAGCTGCAACAGGAGGGCGGCCTGGGtcccccgccgccgccgccgccgccgtcgcCGCGCCGTGTGGCCGTACCCGTGCTAGTGAAGGACGGCAAGCCGTGCCAGAACGGCGCGGGCACCCCGACGCCTGGCCAGGGAGGCCAGCAGCCGCAGGCCCCGACGCCCGGCCCGGAGCTGGAGGAGCTGTCGCCCAGTCCGCCCGCGCTGCACGGTCCCGGGGGTGGCTTAGCGGCTCTGGACGCGGCTACCGGGGACTACGGCGGAGGCGTCCTCGGCGCCAACCTGCTCTATGGCAGGACGTGGTGA